The following are from one region of the Novosphingobium humi genome:
- a CDS encoding SDR family NAD(P)-dependent oxidoreductase: protein MTSLSAPQPAPPFAIVTGGSTGIGQHLVGALAAAGYRVAFSYYASPEPALALVEEQTARGHSVIAMPCDVGIKAQVESFAEAVVAWAGSAPDLLVNNAGIQTWSPLLELSEERWDAVLRTNLKGCFLNTQIFGRLMAQRGSGGAIVNIGSGCNKHAFPNLVDYTASKGGIEQFTKSAAVELGPYGIRVNCVAPGAIATERTAEEAPDYAAQWSPMTPLGRVGTPADIAGPVLFFAGPAAAFVTGQTLWVDGGVFTRAPWPYPQ from the coding sequence GTGACCTCCCTGTCCGCCCCCCAACCCGCGCCGCCCTTTGCGATCGTGACCGGCGGCAGCACGGGCATCGGCCAACACCTTGTCGGCGCGCTGGCGGCGGCGGGCTATCGCGTGGCGTTTTCCTATTACGCCTCGCCCGAGCCTGCCCTCGCGCTTGTCGAGGAACAGACCGCGCGTGGCCACAGTGTCATCGCCATGCCCTGCGATGTGGGCATCAAGGCGCAGGTGGAAAGCTTTGCCGAGGCGGTCGTCGCTTGGGCAGGCAGCGCGCCCGACCTGCTGGTCAACAACGCCGGCATTCAAACCTGGTCGCCGCTGCTCGAACTGTCCGAAGAGCGCTGGGATGCGGTGCTGCGCACCAATCTCAAAGGGTGCTTCCTCAATACGCAGATCTTTGGCCGCCTGATGGCGCAGCGCGGCTCTGGCGGCGCCATCGTCAACATCGGTTCGGGCTGCAACAAACATGCCTTTCCCAATCTGGTGGACTATACCGCATCCAAGGGCGGGATCGAACAGTTCACCAAATCGGCCGCGGTTGAACTGGGGCCTTACGGCATTCGCGTGAACTGCGTGGCGCCGGGGGCCATCGCGACCGAGCGCACCGCCGAGGAAGCGCCCGATTATGCCGCGCAATGGTCGCCGATGACGCCGCTGGGCCGGGTCGGGACCCCCGCCGACATTGCCGGGCCGGTGCTGTTTTTCGCAGGCCCGGCTGCCGCCTTTGTGACCGGGCAGACGCTCTGGGTCGATGGCGGCGTTTTCACCCGTGCGCCCTGGCCCTATCCGCAGTAA
- a CDS encoding SDR family oxidoreductase: protein MGRLAGKSCFITGGAQGIGRAIAIAFAREGAQVTAADLRFTEPFGAELGIETRILDVTDTESVAAAAQAHGETSVLVNCVGYVANGSILDGTLDDLDRSMTLNVRSMALTIRAFLPAMLGRSDGAIINIASVVSSVMAAPNRFAYGTSKAAVIGLTMSVARDFIGQGIRCNAISPGTVESPSLLERFAATGDADAARAGFIARQPMGRLGQAEEIAAIAVTLASDEARFMSGTNVVIDGGMSL, encoded by the coding sequence ATGGGTCGGCTTGCCGGCAAGTCCTGCTTCATCACCGGCGGCGCGCAGGGCATCGGCCGGGCCATCGCCATCGCCTTTGCCCGCGAGGGCGCGCAGGTCACGGCAGCGGACCTTCGTTTTACGGAACCCTTCGGGGCGGAACTGGGCATCGAGACCCGCATCCTCGATGTCACCGATACGGAAAGCGTCGCGGCGGCGGCGCAGGCCCATGGCGAAACCTCGGTGCTGGTCAATTGCGTCGGCTATGTCGCCAATGGCTCGATCCTTGACGGCACGCTCGATGATCTTGACCGCAGCATGACGCTGAACGTGCGCTCGATGGCCCTGACGATCCGCGCCTTTCTTCCCGCGATGCTGGGCCGTTCGGATGGCGCGATCATCAACATCGCCTCGGTGGTGTCATCGGTGATGGCCGCGCCCAACCGCTTCGCCTATGGCACCAGCAAGGCGGCGGTGATCGGCCTCACCATGTCGGTGGCGCGGGACTTTATCGGTCAGGGCATCCGCTGCAACGCGATCAGCCCCGGCACCGTTGAATCCCCTTCGCTGCTCGAACGCTTTGCCGCGACGGGCGATGCCGATGCCGCGCGGGCGGGTTTCATTGCCCGACAGCCGATGGGCCGCCTCGGCCAGGCCGAAGAGATCGCCGCCATCGCCGTCACGCTCGCCTCGGACGAGGCGCGCTTTATGTCGGGCACCAATGTGGTCATCGACGGAGGAATGAGCCTGTGA
- a CDS encoding fumarylacetoacetate hydrolase family protein — protein sequence MKLVRFGQAGQEKPGILDGNGALRDLSGHLSDIDGETLSPPALERLRGIDISALPAVTEPVRLGAPVAGTRQFIAIGLNYTDHAIEANMPIPAEPIVFTKAVSCIQGPNDDVRRPRQSDKMDWEVELGIVIGSRASYVAPEDALNHVAGYVVCDDLSERTFQLERGGTWDKGKGCETFGPVGPWLVTADEVGDAQQLDMWLEVNGQRMQTGNTRTMIFDCATIVSYLSQFMVLLPGDIITTGTPPGVGMGLKPPVFLKEGDVIELGIEKLGVQRHKVIAWDADR from the coding sequence ATGAAACTGGTACGATTTGGCCAAGCAGGACAGGAAAAGCCCGGAATCCTTGACGGCAACGGGGCCTTGCGCGATCTTTCGGGCCATCTGTCCGACATTGACGGCGAGACTCTGTCTCCGCCCGCCCTTGAACGGCTGCGCGGGATCGACATCTCCGCGCTTCCGGCCGTGACCGAACCAGTGCGTCTGGGCGCTCCTGTGGCCGGCACGCGGCAATTCATCGCCATCGGCCTCAACTATACCGACCATGCGATCGAGGCCAACATGCCGATCCCGGCGGAACCGATCGTGTTTACCAAGGCCGTCTCGTGCATTCAGGGGCCGAACGACGATGTGCGGCGACCGCGCCAATCGGACAAGATGGATTGGGAGGTCGAACTCGGCATCGTCATCGGGTCGCGCGCTTCCTATGTCGCGCCCGAGGATGCGCTGAACCACGTCGCCGGATATGTGGTCTGCGATGACCTGTCGGAACGCACCTTCCAGCTTGAGCGCGGCGGCACATGGGACAAGGGCAAGGGCTGCGAAACATTCGGCCCGGTCGGCCCATGGCTGGTCACCGCCGATGAGGTTGGCGACGCGCAGCAGCTCGACATGTGGCTGGAGGTCAATGGCCAGCGGATGCAGACCGGCAACACGCGCACCATGATATTCGATTGCGCCACCATCGTCAGCTATCTGAGCCAGTTCATGGTCCTGCTGCCCGGCGACATCATCACCACCGGCACGCCGCCGGGTGTCGGCATGGGCCTGAAGCCCCCCGTGTTCCTCAAGGAAGGCGATGTGATCGAACTGGGCATCGAGAAGCTGGGCGTCCAGCGCCACAAGGTCATCGCCTGGGACGCCGACCGATGA